TTGAGAAGGGCCATATCGTGGCGGGCAACACCAAGTGCTTCAAGGCTCTGCTGACCAGCATCCAGCCGCACCTGCCACCGTCGCTCAAGCGCTGATCCCTCATGAAAGAGCCCGGCAATGCCGGGCTTTTTCATACCCGCACCTCCGAGCAAAGAAAAAGGCGCCCGATGGGCGCCTTTTTCTTCTACTCCTGGCGAATGCTTATTGCTGACCCAGGATCAATCGACCGCTTTTGTCGACAGGAATCTGCGAACCCGGATCGCGATCCATGCGAACCTGACCGGCCTTGCCATCCAGCAGGTACTTCACGTCATAGCCAACGACCTTCTCGCTGGTGTCATTGACGGTACTGCAGCGGGTTTCAGTCGTGGTGTAGGTATCACGCTCCTGCATGCCTTCCTGCACCTTGTTCCCGGCATAACCGCCGCCAATGGCACCTGCCACGGTGGCGATCTTCTTGCCGTTGCCACCACCGATCTGGTTGCCCAGCAGGCCGCCAGCGATGGCGCCAATAGCAGTACCGGCGATCTGATGAGTGTCTTTGACCGGACGCTGGTGAGTAACTGCGACATCCTTGCAGACCTGGCGAGGCGTCTTGATGGTTTCCTTGACCGGCTGGACAGCGAGCACCTCGGCGTATTCCGGCCCGCGATCCACCAGACTGTAGGTAGCCACGGCGCCACCGGCAGTCACGCCTACAGCGCCCAGCACGGTACCGATGAGCAACGACTTGTTCACATAAACCTCCTGGTCTTTCGTCTCGTTCGGGCTCTGCCCTTTACCTTGCCTTGGAAGGCGAAATTTGTAAGAAAGTTCCCTTGAGATCGAGTGACAAATCACACAAATGAAAACTCCCGCCTAGGCGGGAGTTCTCTTGACAGGCCTTGAAGCGCTCTATCACGGGCGCTCGTCAGCTTCCTTGCTCGGCGGCGGAATCAGATCCTCGCTGGACAGATTCAGCCAGATCAGCACCACGTTGGCGATGTAGATGGATGAGTAGGTACCTGCCATCACACCAACGAACAGAGCGATCGAGAAGCCGAACAGGTTGTCGCCACCGAAGAACAACAGGGCGGCGATCGCCAGCAGGGTCGACACTGACGTCGCAATGGTCCGCAGCAAGGTCTGGCTGGTCGAGATGTTGATGTTATCGATCAGGCTGGCCTTGCGCAGCACGCGGAAGTTCTCGCGCACCCGGTCGAAGATCACAATGGTGTCGTTCAACGAATAGCCCACCACCGCCAGCACCGCGGCCAGCACGGTCAGGTCGAAGGTGATCTGGAAGAACGACAGCACACCCATCACGATGATGGCGTCATGGATCAGTGAGAGGATCGCGCCCAGCGCGAATTTCCACTGGAAGCGGAAGCCCACGTACAACAGGATCCCACCAAGCGCCAGGAGCATACCGAGGCCACCCTGGTCACGGAGCTCTTCACCGACCTGCGGACCGACGTACTCGACGCCATTCACGCGCGCCGGATTGGACGAGTCGGCCTTCTGCAGCGCGCTGGCAACCTTCTTGCCCAGCTCCGGGTCTTCACTGGGCATACGCACCAGCACATCCCGAGTATCGCCGAAGCTCTGCACCACGGCTTCGCCGTAACCGGCGGCAACCAGTTGCTCACGCACCTTGGCGAGGTCGGCAGGCTGCTCGTAGGTCAGCTTGATCGACGTACCGCCAGTGAAGTCGAGGCCGAAGTTGATGCCCTTGATGAACCAGCTACCAAGGGCGATCAGGGTCAGGATCAGGGTGCAGGCGAACGCAACGTTGCGTACGCCCATGAAGTTGATAGTACCGATCTTGATATTCATCGCAGACCCCTTAGATCCACAGCTTCTTGAAGTCGCGGCCGCCGAAGATCAGGTTGACCATCGCGCGGGTGACCATGATGGCCGTGAACATCGAGGTAATGATGCCGAGGGACATGGTCACGGCGAAGCCCTTCACCGGGCCGGTGCCCATGGCGTAAAGGATGCCGCCGACCAGCAGCGAGGTCAGGTTGGCGTCGAGGATCGCGGTGAAGGCGCGATTGAAGCCTTCATGGATCGCCCGCTGCACGGACATTCCCGCCGCCAGCTCCTCGCGGATACGCGAGAAGATCAGCACGTTGGCGTCCACCGCCATACCCATCGTCAGAACGATACCCGCGATACCCGGCAGGGTAAGGGTCGCACCGAGGACAGACATCAGCGCCACCAGCATGACCATGTTGAAGGCCAGTGCGACGGTCGCGATAACGCCGAAGAAGCGGTAGATCACGATAATGAACAGAGAAACGAAGACCATGCCCCACAGGGAAGCATCGATACCCTTGGCGATGTTGTCCGCCCCCAGGCTCGGGCCGATGGTGCGCTCTTCGGCGAAGTACATCGGCGCAGCCAGGCCACCGGCGCGCAGCAGCAGGGCCAGCTCGGAGGACTCGCCCGGAGCGTCCAGGCCGGTGATGCGGAACTGGTTGCCCAGCGGCGACTGGATGGTCGCCAGGCTGATGATCTTCTTCTCTTCCTTGAACGCCGGAACGGCGACATCCTGCTCGACGCCATCGACTACCTGCCTGGCGTAGCGCGTGATCGGCTTCTGCTCGATGAACACCACCGCCATGCTGCGGCCGACATTGTTGCGGGTTGCTCGGTTCATCAGCTCGCCGCCGTGGCCATCCAGACGGATGTTCACTTGCGGACGACCGTTCTCATCGAAGCTGGCGCTGGCATCGGTAACCTGGTCACCGGTGATGATTACGCCACGTTCCAGGGTAGCCGGCGGACGACGCGGCTCACGAAACTCGAAGGTCTCGGTGGCGGACTTGATCGCATCCGGCTCCGCCGCGAGGCGGAATTCCAGGTTGGCGGTCTTGCCGAGGATACGCTTGGCCTCGGCGGTATCCTGCACGCCCGGCAGCTCGACGACGATACGGTTGGCGCCCTGGCGCTGCACGAGCGGCTCGGAAACGCCCAGCTCGTTCACACGGTTGCGGACGGTGGTGAGGTTCTGCTTGATCGAATACTCGCGGATCTCCGCGAGCTTGGCTGGAGTCATCGCCAGGCGCAGCACCTGCATGCCGGTGCGCTCGCTCTGGGTGACTTCGAAGTCACGATAGTCCTTGGCGATCAACGACTTGGCCTTGTCCAGGTCGCCTTCCTCGGTGAAGCCCAACTGGATGCCGCCGTCCTGTGCCGGCAGACTGCGGTAGCGCACGCGCTCCTTGCGCAGGGCACTCTTGATCTCGCTTTCGTAGACCTTCATGCGCGCTTCGACAGCCTTGTCCATGTCCACTTCCAGCAGGAAGTGCACACCACCGGACAGGTCCAGGCCCAGCTTCATCGGGCTGGCGCCCAGCTTGCGCAGCCAGCCGGGAGTGGTCTGCGCCAGGTTCAGGGCAACCACGTATTCGTCGCCGAGTGCGCGGCGGACGATGTCCTTGGCCGGCAATTGGTCTTCCTGCTTGACCAGGCGGATCAGGCCGCTGTTCTTGCCGAGGGAGTCCGCCTTGACGGCGATCCCCGCATCGGCCAGCGCCTTGCTGGCTTTGTCCAGATCGGCCTGGGATACCTGCAGCGCAGTGCTCGCACCACTGATCTGCACAGCCGGGTCATCCGGATATAGGTTGGGTGCGGAATAGATGAAACCGACGGCCAGGACCGCCAGGATCAGCAGATACTTCCACAGGGGATATTTGTTGAGCATGACACCGCCCGTTATAACGCGGGGCGCATCATGCGCCCCGTCGATTGGGTTTCTAGTTGGTTGGATCAGATGGCCTTGAGCGTGCCTTTCGGCAGGGTCGCGGCGATCGCGCCCTTCTGGAACTTCAGCTCGACATTGTCGGATACCTCGACCACTACGAAGTCGTCAGCCACTTTGGTCACCTTGCCGGCAATACCAGCGGAAGTGACTACTTCGTCACCCTTCTGCAGACCGGCGAGCAGGTTCTTGTGCTCTTTGGAACGTTTGGCCTGGGGACGCCAGATCATCAGGTAGAAGATGACCAGGAAACCGACCAGGAACACCCACTCGAAGCCGGTGCCAGCCGGACCAGCAGCGGCGGCGGGGGCCGCGGCGTCAGCGTAGGCAGCGGGAATTAGAAAGCTCATTGGAAACTCCTGTCACAGGGCTTTTTCGATGAAAGGTCAATCGGCCAGGGGCGGCGTGGGAAGGCCGCGCCGGGCATAGAAGGCATCGACAAAGTTCGCCAATGTACCCTGTTGGATTGCCTCGCGCAAACCAGCCATAAGCCGCTGATAATGCCGCAAGTTATGGATGGTATTGAGCATGCTGCCGAGCATTTCCCCACACTTGTCGAGATGGTAGAGATAGGCGCGGGAGAAGTGCTTGCAGGTGTAGCAATCGCAGGTAGGATCCAGCGGCGATTCGTCATGCTTGTGCACCGCATTGCGGATCTTGATCACCCCGGTGTCAACGAAAAGGTGACCATTGCGTGCGTTGCGGGTCGGCATGACGCAGTCGAACATGTCGACGCCCCGGCGCACACCTTCCACGAGGTCTTCCGGTTTGCCCACACCCATCAGGTAACGAGGTTTGTCAGCCGGCATGTGCGACGGCAGGAAGTCGAGCACGCGAATCATCTCGTCCTTGGGTTCGCCCACCGACAGGCCGCCGATGGCAAGGCCATCGAAGCCGATTTCCTGCAGACCTTCCAGCGAGCGCATGCGCAGCTCTTCGTGCATGCCACCCTGAACGATGCCGAACAGGGCCGACGGACTGTCGCCGTGGGCTATCTTCGAGCGCTTGGCCCAACGCAGCGAAAGCTCCATCGAGCGCTTGGCCACGTCGAACTCCGCCGGATACGGCGTGCACTCGTCGAAGATCATCACGATATCCGAGCCCAGCGCACGCTGTACCGCCATGGATTCTTCCGGCCCCATGAATACCTTGGCGCCGTCTACCGGAGAGGCGAAATAGACGCCCTCTTCCTTGATCTTGCGCAGCGCACCGAGACTGAACACCTGAAAACCGCCGGAATCGGTCAGGATCGGCCCCTTCCACTGCATGAAATCGTGCAGGTCGCCGTGCTTCCTGATCACCTCGGTCCCCGGGCGCAGCCACAGGTGGAACGTATTGCCGAGGATGATCTGCGCACCGATACCCTCGATATCGTGAGGAAGCATGCCCTTCACCGTGCCGTAGGTGCCCACCGGCATGAACGCCGGCGTCTCCACGACACCACGCGGGAAGGTCAGGCGGCCGCGCCGAGCCTTGCCCTCGGTGGCCAGCAGTTCGAATTTCATGAAACTCATGGATCAGTCCTCGGGCCCGCGCGGCGCGGGATTGCGGGTGATGAACATGGCATCGCCGTAACTGAAGAAACGGTACCCCTGCTCCACCGCCGCCGCGTAGGCGGACA
The Pseudomonas triclosanedens DNA segment above includes these coding regions:
- the secF gene encoding protein translocase subunit SecF; its protein translation is MNIKIGTINFMGVRNVAFACTLILTLIALGSWFIKGINFGLDFTGGTSIKLTYEQPADLAKVREQLVAAGYGEAVVQSFGDTRDVLVRMPSEDPELGKKVASALQKADSSNPARVNGVEYVGPQVGEELRDQGGLGMLLALGGILLYVGFRFQWKFALGAILSLIHDAIIVMGVLSFFQITFDLTVLAAVLAVVGYSLNDTIVIFDRVRENFRVLRKASLIDNINISTSQTLLRTIATSVSTLLAIAALLFFGGDNLFGFSIALFVGVMAGTYSSIYIANVVLIWLNLSSEDLIPPPSKEADERP
- the yajC gene encoding preprotein translocase subunit YajC encodes the protein MSFLIPAAYADAAAPAAAAGPAGTGFEWVFLVGFLVIFYLMIWRPQAKRSKEHKNLLAGLQKGDEVVTSAGIAGKVTKVADDFVVVEVSDNVELKFQKGAIAATLPKGTLKAI
- the tgt gene encoding tRNA guanosine(34) transglycosylase Tgt, producing the protein MKFELLATEGKARRGRLTFPRGVVETPAFMPVGTYGTVKGMLPHDIEGIGAQIILGNTFHLWLRPGTEVIRKHGDLHDFMQWKGPILTDSGGFQVFSLGALRKIKEEGVYFASPVDGAKVFMGPEESMAVQRALGSDIVMIFDECTPYPAEFDVAKRSMELSLRWAKRSKIAHGDSPSALFGIVQGGMHEELRMRSLEGLQEIGFDGLAIGGLSVGEPKDEMIRVLDFLPSHMPADKPRYLMGVGKPEDLVEGVRRGVDMFDCVMPTRNARNGHLFVDTGVIKIRNAVHKHDESPLDPTCDCYTCKHFSRAYLYHLDKCGEMLGSMLNTIHNLRHYQRLMAGLREAIQQGTLANFVDAFYARRGLPTPPLAD
- a CDS encoding glycine zipper 2TM domain-containing protein, whose product is MNKSLLIGTVLGAVGVTAGGAVATYSLVDRGPEYAEVLAVQPVKETIKTPRQVCKDVAVTHQRPVKDTHQIAGTAIGAIAGGLLGNQIGGGNGKKIATVAGAIGGGYAGNKVQEGMQERDTYTTTETRCSTVNDTSEKVVGYDVKYLLDGKAGQVRMDRDPGSQIPVDKSGRLILGQQ
- the secD gene encoding protein translocase subunit SecD, with translation MLNKYPLWKYLLILAVLAVGFIYSAPNLYPDDPAVQISGASTALQVSQADLDKASKALADAGIAVKADSLGKNSGLIRLVKQEDQLPAKDIVRRALGDEYVVALNLAQTTPGWLRKLGASPMKLGLDLSGGVHFLLEVDMDKAVEARMKVYESEIKSALRKERVRYRSLPAQDGGIQLGFTEEGDLDKAKSLIAKDYRDFEVTQSERTGMQVLRLAMTPAKLAEIREYSIKQNLTTVRNRVNELGVSEPLVQRQGANRIVVELPGVQDTAEAKRILGKTANLEFRLAAEPDAIKSATETFEFREPRRPPATLERGVIITGDQVTDASASFDENGRPQVNIRLDGHGGELMNRATRNNVGRSMAVVFIEQKPITRYARQVVDGVEQDVAVPAFKEEKKIISLATIQSPLGNQFRITGLDAPGESSELALLLRAGGLAAPMYFAEERTIGPSLGADNIAKGIDASLWGMVFVSLFIIVIYRFFGVIATVALAFNMVMLVALMSVLGATLTLPGIAGIVLTMGMAVDANVLIFSRIREELAAGMSVQRAIHEGFNRAFTAILDANLTSLLVGGILYAMGTGPVKGFAVTMSLGIITSMFTAIMVTRAMVNLIFGGRDFKKLWI